CCAAAAACCATGCGCAACGTCATGAGTGCACTTGCCGATGATTTGCGACGGGCTGAAAATCAAACCTTAAATTTGGTGCATAAAAATGTAAGAGAACGTCTTGCTGAATTGCTTCTTTTTTTAAAAATGAAGTATGGGAAAAAAACAGAGCAAGGATATTACCTCGATATTTTACTTACCCGAGAAGAGCTTGCCGAGATGATTGGCACAACGCAAGAATCGGCAATTCGTCTCATCAGTGAATTTAAGCAAGATAAGTATATTTTGGTTGAGGGAAGAAAAATAACCTTAATCAACATAGATGCTCTCCTCCAAACAGCTGCCATTTTTGACTAACTTTCTCTTGTTTCAGGCATTTTTCTGAGTCAAGAAAAGGCTTGAGCTTTTTTCCAATTCGTGGCTTTTTCGCGCCAGTTCACTCTTTCCGGGAAGTGCTATGCAAGGTGTTTTGCCCATTACTCCAAGAGCTCCTTCATTATCGGCTTCAGCATTGGGCATGTTTTCGCTGGGGGTGAACAGCCCTTTGCTTGTTCCAGTGAGATTTTCAAGAGTTGTTCTTCAGCAAGAGTTAGACCCTCCCCATTTTAATGCTGCTGCAAGATATTGCGATGAGCTTATTGCCGAAACGATGCAAAGTGGATCGTTGCATCCTCGTTTTCTTTTTGGTGCGCATGGTGAAGACAGAAATTGGCAACTTCGTTTTGTGAATACTGATGCTTATCGTGGTAGTCGTTTGTTGTTTGCGCAAGTGCATCATGAAGATTCTGTTGATGGAAAATTTGTAGAAATTAGGCAGAACAGCTTTGTGACCAGAATTCGTATTGAAGAACGTGCCTATGGAAATGCTGTTTCACTCAATCACAGCATATGTTTCCCGAGAGGGGAAGGTTCTCGTTTTCAGCCATATCATCTTGTTCAGCTTGGAGTTAACCTGACTTTTTTCCCGGAGCTTCTTGATCTTCCTGCTTTTTCGGGTGCGCGATTTTCTCCAGAAAGAGATGCTGCGAATCTTTATGCAGAATTTGCAAAGCAAGAAAGAAACGGAGTTCCAAGTTTTCTTTTCGATCCTCTTGCTGCAGCAAGTCGATTTGGAAGAAGAGGTGGACGTGTGGGATATTCCATTTGTAGTCCTGTGAATTTTAGTGACCCTTTCCGAAGCCATGGTCACCAAACACCTGTCTTTGGGGTTGATTATGCGCACTCTATGCTGCGCGTCTGGCAACAGGTTTCACTGGATGGAGAGAGTAAATTTTTACGCTATCTAGTGGAGATGTGGTGGGATGTTCGTGCTTATCTTTCTGATTATCTCTCAACAAATACTGGCGAATTTGCTGACAAAAGCCTTGTCTAATTTTTCCTACAAGACTCCCCACACTTTATGCATCTGCGGAATGGTGTGCACGTTTGGCAAGTAGGCCTTGCAAATGCGCTCGATGGAATTGAGGCGTTCTGGTGTAATGGAAATGTTCAGCGTGTCAGTAGCTGAAACGGGCTGGACAATAAAGGGAATGCGCTTGTTGATATCCGTCACAATGTGAATGGCGTCGGCAATGTCACGGTCGCTGGTGTTTTCGGTGACCACTAATTTTACATACACTTCTTTTTGTTTTTCGTGGGCCAGTTGGAGAAAACTTTTGTGCTCGGCCCAGTAAGCTTTCATGCCGGTGGAAGAAGGAAGCTTGAAGTCCATGCTGACAATGTGAACATGATCAAGCACTTGAGCTAACTTTTTGGTAAGCACTCCACTGGTTTCAAGAAGAATGGTTTTCTCTTTCACTGTCGGAAGCCATGAAGACAGGAAACTAGCTTGTTCTAAGGGTTCCCCGCCAGTGACCGAAATAAATTCATCGTCAAAATTTTGCAGCATTTCATTGAGTGCAGATGAAGAAATGGGGTTTGGATATTCTTTGAAGCTTTCTGAGCCAGGAAAGGTTTCAAGGCGAAAAAATGGAACGTGCTCCAAGCTTTTGGGGCTATCACACCATTGACAGCGAAGGGCGCAATGACCAAAGCGAACAAAGGTCATGCGCTTGCCAATGTGTGGGCCTTCCCCTTGACGAGAGCTGAAAATCTCGGAGAGGGAAGCTGTATTTTGTGTGCTGTTTTGCGTCATAAGAGGCGCACCATATCCCTGTCAGTTTTGATTGAAAAGGGAAAAAGAGAGCGAAAAAACGTTCAAAATCAAATGCTTGTCTTATTGTAAGCGTTTCACTTTTTGCGTGGAGTGTTTCATTTCTGCAATTTCTCGCACATAGGCTGTCATGAGTTCTTCTGCAAAGCTACTTGCCTCAACGGACAAATCTCTTAAGCCAGAGGTGGGGACGGGAGTTCCTTCTGTATCAATGTTCAGCGCGAAGTGAATGCATGTGGATTCTGGTGCAGGAGCTGCAATAGAAACGGAAAGCTTTTTGCCCTTCACGAAAATATCGTCCCCTTTTCTTAAAGGGTGGATTCCTTTTTGGCCCAATGCTTCGCAGGCAAGCAAGACCAAAAGTCTTTGTCGTGCTGCTGCCAGATTCATGTTGAGGTCGAAATGTTCAACCAGAAAGTGCAGCATCAGTGGACTATAGATGGGAGCATTTGCGGCAACGTCTTCGAGGTCCACCATGTGTTCGATGGGAACATTAGCTGGGCCAATAAAAGCAGCGATGGCATCGCCTTCAAGCTTGGCATGTTCTGCAATCCAGCCCGATCGAAGTTCTAAGCCGGTGTAAGTGATCTTTTGTGTGAGGAAAGCGTGTTTCATGTTAAGTTCCTTTTGTTTGTTATCTGCTCAAACAAGCCGCTGTCATCCTGAGTGAAACGAAGGATCTCCTCTGACAATTGACCGAGGAGATCACCACGTCGCTATGCTCCTCGTGATGACAAGCAAATTGCCAGTGCTCTTTCATTTCTTACACATGATTCACATTTTCCACATGGGTTTTCTGCTCCGTGATAGCACCACCATAGCTTGGAAATGTTGATCTTGTGTGACTTTGCTGCCTGTGCCACTTCTGCTTTTTTCATGTGAAGTGTGGGTGAAATTATTTTTACTTTATTAAGAGTGGAATACGAAAGAGAGTCGGTGAAGCTGTTTAAGTATTTTTCCGAATTATCGGGAAAAGTAACGGCTTCTTCAGCGTTGAAGCCAACGATAAGTGCATCAGCCAAAAGGCTTTCGGCAAAACAAGCCGCAATGGAGAGAAAAAGTCCATTTCTATTTGGAACCCATACCTTGCAAGCCCGCTCTTGATCAGCTTTTAACGACAGGTCAATTTCTGAAGAGCTTGTCTCAGGAATGTGCTGTGTTTTATCTACAAGTGACGTGTGAATAATGTCTTGAAACCACGGAAGAGAAATAACTTGATGTGGAAGATTTTCTGTTTCGCAAAAAAAACGCGCTGCTTCAATTTCTTTTTTTGCCGCGCGTTGTCCGTAATCGAAGGTGATAGCTTTTATGCATTCGTAGTCATCAAGCGCTAACTTCGTTGCAGTGCAGCTATCCAAGCCGCCCGATAAAATGGAGATGGCTTTTTTCTTCATGTTTTTTCCCAATAACTGGCCGCGTGATATTCATCTTCGTACGCTGTAACCTTGTACACGTGAAGTCGATTGCTGTTGTAAATTTTGCTGAGTTCGGTGTGAAAATAGTAAGCAATATTTTCAGCTGATGGACTGAGTGTTTTAAAAAACAAAAGTTCATTAAAACTTTTTCCGATGATAGGCGAAAGCAGCTCATCGAGTGTTTTTTCAAGTGCATGGAAATCAACGCAGCAACCGGCTTCGTCAAGCTCATCAGACCTTACTTCCACTTTCAAGCACCACTGCTCTGCATGCAGGTCTTCATCTTTGCCAAGGTAGTTGTAGAGACCGTGGCTTGCTGTAAAGTGTTTTGTTACCTCAACGCTAAAAGGCATTTTTCTTCTCCGCCTGCAAATGTAGATTTTACCAGCTTTTACTCCAGATTTTCTGCTGGAATGTCAAGGGCTATGAGTTCCTTGATTTTAAGTTGAATGGTAGATTTTCCACGAAAGTGATTTATTTCGGGACGATAAGTAATGTGGTGGGGAAGGTGTATGTTTTCTTCGTGATCCGCCTTGCCAAAGGCAATGGCATCAGTAACGGTGTGTTCGTCTTTCACTTGGAACTTGAGGTGATGTTTTCCCACAATGCTTTGTCTTAGCAATTTTATATTTTCTACCGCAAAACAAGGCTCTGGGTTTCCCAATCCGAAGGGAGCCAGCAGTTCTAATTCTTGAATAATATTTTCGGTTAAAATTCCCGGTGAAACTAAGGCATCTACATTTCGTTTTGGAAGAGATGTATTCTTAGTTTTTTGAGCACACACTTCTTCGAAAAGTTTTTTAAATGCTGGAATGTTTTCTTCTTTTATGACGACACCCGCAGCCTGCGCATGTCCGCCATACTGCACCAGTAGGTGTTCGCACGCTTGCAAACATTCTAAAACATTTGTTCCTTGAGGTGAACGAACTGAACCTCTGATGGTTTCTTTTTCTTGAGCAAGCACAACACTTGGAACCTGAAAACGATCTACAAGTCGTGAAGCAACAATGCCAGCAATGCCAATATGCCAACTTGCATCGAATACGGTGATGCCCGCAAGTTCTTCTGCAGAGCCATCTTCCAGTTGATGAAGTGCTCCGCGTAAAATTTTCTCTTCTGTTTTTTGTCGCAAGCTATTGAGGCGTTCGAGTTCACCAGAAAGATAATAGGCATTCTCTTTTTGCGAGCTTAAGAAAAGTTCCAAAGCAGTTTGTGCACTTTCCATTCTGCCTGCAGCATTGATGCGCGGACCAAGACGAAAGCCAACATGGGTTGGCGTGATCTTCCCTTTGCAGTCGGAGGTTGAAATGAGAGCTCGAAGTCCAAGGTGAGAACTTTGGTTCAACTGCTTCAATCCAAAGTGTACAAAAATTCTGTTTGCGCCGGTGAGTGGCATGACATCTGCGACGGTTCCTAGTGCAACAAAATCTAAATATTGTGCAAGGTGAGGTTCGTTATGATCGGTGAAAAAATTTTCTTCCCGTAAACGCTTTCGAAGAGCCATGGCAAAAAAGAAAGCGACTCCACAACCACAAATATTTTTTTCTGGAAAAGGGCATGCAGCTTGTTTTGGATTCACAATGGCATCTGCAGCAGGAAGTTCATCGCCAGGTTCGTGATGATCGGTAACAATAACAGAAAGACCGCACGATTTTGCGTAAGCAATTTCTTCAAGTGAACGAATGCCATTGTCAACGGTGATAATCAGATCGGTGCCTTTGGCTTTGAGGGTGTCGATGCCTTGTTTGCTCATGCCATAACCATCGATGAGACGATGAGGAATGAAACTGATAGGTTTTGCGCCAAGTGTTCGAAAAAAATGAGTAAGAAGTGCTGTGGAACTCACTCCATCCACATCGTAATCTCCAAAGATGGCAATTTGCTTTCCGTCGGCAAGTGCA
This is a stretch of genomic DNA from Deltaproteobacteria bacterium CG11_big_fil_rev_8_21_14_0_20_42_23. It encodes these proteins:
- a CDS encoding 6-carboxytetrahydropterin synthase QueD; this encodes MPFSVEVTKHFTASHGLYNYLGKDEDLHAEQWCLKVEVRSDELDEAGCCVDFHALEKTLDELLSPIIGKSFNELLFFKTLSPSAENIAYYFHTELSKIYNSNRLHVYKVTAYEDEYHAASYWEKT
- the queC gene encoding 7-cyano-7-deazaguanine synthase QueC, which codes for MKKKAISILSGGLDSCTATKLALDDYECIKAITFDYGQRAAKKEIEAARFFCETENLPHQVISLPWFQDIIHTSLVDKTQHIPETSSSEIDLSLKADQERACKVWVPNRNGLFLSIAACFAESLLADALIVGFNAEEAVTFPDNSEKYLNSFTDSLSYSTLNKVKIISPTLHMKKAEVAQAAKSHKINISKLWWCYHGAENPCGKCESCVRNERALAICLSSRGA
- the recJ gene encoding single-stranded-DNA-specific exonuclease RecJ; translation: MTLPHWNLAPEQKPLQELLTRELEISALTAQVLINRGITNVDAAKRFLHPQLSELPDPFLLLNMQKAVDLTTAALADGKQIAIFGDYDVDGVSSTALLTHFFRTLGAKPISFIPHRLIDGYGMSKQGIDTLKAKGTDLIITVDNGIRSLEEIAYAKSCGLSVIVTDHHEPGDELPAADAIVNPKQAACPFPEKNICGCGVAFFFAMALRKRLREENFFTDHNEPHLAQYLDFVALGTVADVMPLTGANRIFVHFGLKQLNQSSHLGLRALISTSDCKGKITPTHVGFRLGPRINAAGRMESAQTALELFLSSQKENAYYLSGELERLNSLRQKTEEKILRGALHQLEDGSAEELAGITVFDASWHIGIAGIVASRLVDRFQVPSVVLAQEKETIRGSVRSPQGTNVLECLQACEHLLVQYGGHAQAAGVVIKEENIPAFKKLFEEVCAQKTKNTSLPKRNVDALVSPGILTENIIQELELLAPFGLGNPEPCFAVENIKLLRQSIVGKHHLKFQVKDEHTVTDAIAFGKADHEENIHLPHHITYRPEINHFRGKSTIQLKIKELIALDIPAENLE